A stretch of DNA from Oryza brachyantha chromosome 9, ObraRS2, whole genome shotgun sequence:
GGGGGTAAGGTGTGAAAAAAATGGCTGAAATGGCATTTTGTTAAGTGCACTGAACTATTAGAggcaaataattaattgaCATCTGTTAAGGGGTAGATTATTAAAGCCATCCATATGGAGTGGCAAATGGTAAATACGCCGACATAATATGTACACAGAATGTATGCCATTTAAAAGATTGATAGCGAAGAGACTGATTAGTGATagtgttttttaattgttcATTTGATTTGGGTTCTTCAAAGTGTAAGCACAACCTACAAAAATTATTTGCTACTTTCCCTttactaatatttaattcaattaatttgGATCGAGGATCATATGAGTCTTGAAAGAAGAAGTATCATTATACAAGTTGAAGTAAAAGAActcaattttaatttgtaaaaaaaatcattagcaAGTTATGGTTGGTACCTAGCTATTTATTGTCAGTATTACTTCACAATGACAAAGCCAAATAAATATCTTTGTTAACTTGGTTATTTTTTCACAACTTTATCAGGGCCTGGGTAATTTAAAGTGGCAATTGCGCTTACAGCTAATGTTGCTTGGTACCTCTCTTGAGAAATACAGTACACGATTTCATTTGATTCTCTAACATGCTTGTGCATTTGCAGTTGTACTCAAGAAAATCAGACGGTGAATCCTCTACATCTACAGATACATATGGAACCAAATGGCTGAAAGACATTATTCTCAGCAAAAGATCCGACAATGCATTTAGGAGTGTAATGGTTGGGGatccaaaaatcaatttaaacgAAATTGGTATGCCTATGGATTTAGCTTTGAACTTGGTTGTTTCTGAACAAGTTAGCTCTTACAACTTCGAAACTATAAATTTGAAGTGCAACTTGCACCTTCTTACCAAGGAAGTACTGCTTGTTCGCCGAAATGGGAGGCTTATTTTCATACGGAAAGCAAACAAGCTAGAAATTGGTGATATTGCCTATAGACCATTGCAGGATGGTGATCTTATTCTTGTAAATAGGCCGCCTTCAGTTCATCAGCATTCTCTGATTGCCCTATCTGCAAAGATTTTGTCAAGTCACTCTGCCGTGTCAATAAATCCTCTATGTTGTGGTCCTTTCCAGGGAGACTTTGATGGGGACTGTTTGCATGGATATGTCCCCCAATCTTTGCAATCAAGAGTTGAGCTTGACGAGCTAGTTGGTTTAAGCGGCCAACTGTTGAATGCACAAGATGGGCGAAGTTTGGTGTCATTAACACATGACTCCCTAACTGCTGCACATCAGTTAACAAGCTCAGATGTTTTCTTGCAGAAAGCTGAATTTCAACAACTTCAGATGTTGTGCTCTTCTGTCTCATCGACACCAATGCCATCAATCCTTAAATCTTCAAAATCTCAAGGTCCTCTTTGGACTGGTAAGCAACTGTTTGGCATGCTCATACCTTCTGGTATGAATATCAATTTTGATGAGAAGCTACACATCAAAGATAGTGAAGTGCTTGCCTTCTCATCAGGATCTTTTTGGCTACAGAATAATACATCTAGCCTTTTTTCTGTAATGTTCGAAGAGTATGGTTGTAAGGCCCTTGAGTTCCTTTCTTCCTCCCAGGATGTACTATGCGAATTCTTAACCATGAGGGGTTTAAGTGTTTCCCTTTCAGATTTCTATCTGTTATCAGATCACTACTCAAGGAGAAAACTGATTGAGGAAGTTCATTTGGCATTAGATGAAGCAGAAGAAGCTTTTCAAATCAAGCAAATATTGTTAAATCCAGTTTCTATaccatatttgaagtattatgATGGAGCTGATGATCTATTGAACTCTTATGAACAATCTGACTACACTCAGGTCAGTCTGCCAATAATCCAATCGTCAATCACATCATTTAAGAGTGTCTTCAATGATTTGTTGAAGATGGTCCACCAACATGCGAGTAAAGATAATTCAATGATGGCAATGATTAACTCGGGAAGTAAAGGTAGTGTTCTGAAGTTTGTCCAGCAAACTGCATGTGTTGGTCTTCAACTTCCTGCAAGTATATTTCCTTTTAGAATTCCTTCTGAACTTTCATGTGTTTCCTGGAATAGACATAAATCTCTCAATTGTGAAATGACTGATGGGACCAGTGAACGCATGGGAGGTCAAAACATATATGCTGTGATCAGAAATTCTTTCCTTGATGGACTAAATCCATTAGAATGTCTACTGCATGCTATATCTGGCAGGGCAAATTTCTTTAGCGAAAATGCTGACGTTCCTGGGACTTTGACGAGGAAGCTAATGTATCACTTGAGAGATACATATGTCGCTTATGATGGAACTGTTAGAAGTTCTTATGGGCAGCAAATAGTGCAGTTTTCTTATAATACTGCTGATGGCATGTTCAGAGATCATGATCTTGAAGGTGAACCTGGGGCCCCTGTTGGCTCTTGGGCTGCTTGTTCCATTTCAGAAGCTGCATATGGAGCTTTGGATCACCCAGTTAATGCTTTAGAGGATTCCCCTCTCATGAACTTGCAGGTTATATTTGTAGTTTGCTTGTAACTGGTCTTTCATTGTCATTATTCTTTTCACCTTTCTTTTTGGCGCTATTCTAACTTTATCACTTTGCTGTGCAGGAAGTTTTGAAGTGCCGCAAGAGTACAAAATCTGTAGACCATACTGGTTTGCTTTTCCTGTCAAAGCATCTAAGGAAGTACAGATATGGTTTTGAGTATGCATCGCTACAAGTTAAGGATCATCTAGAGCGAGTGGACTTTTCCGATTTGGTTGACGCAGTCATGATTTTGTTAGTACATTTAATCCATGACTTTCTTCACCTTTTaataattttcattttagTAATCTCCATGTCCATTTCATTTTGGTATTTAGATATGGCGGCTCTGACATGCAGAAAACACAAGGAAACCCATGGATCACTCATTTCCATTTAAGCCAGGttgttttttttgaagtaaaaTGGTCATGGTTTCATAGGGATACTGggttagaatttaaatttatgtttaaagttgTACGTATGTGTAGGAAACAATGAAGATAAAAAGGTTACGGCTGGGATTTATTGTAAGAGAGCTTATTGAGCAATACAACGCCTTAAGGAAACAGTCGAATAATACTATCCCTTCAGTTTGTATTTCGAACAGGTACTTTTGGAAACTATTTGTGTTATGCATGTTTCTCTATAT
This window harbors:
- the LOC102703806 gene encoding DNA-directed RNA polymerase IV subunit 1-like, encoding MCLLLFRMEELSLEVKMPEAKLNAIKFSLMTSSDMEKFSSVSIIEMRDVTNAKLGLPNGAPQCATCGFRNIRDCDGHFGVIKLAATVHNPYFIEEVVQLLNQICPGCLTLKQNGETKLKKGDGTTIQATCKYCSKDGAKLYPSIIFKMLTSPRVTLSRSKLHRNTSVMDKMSIIAEVASRVTHKSKNKVPHEILPQDFWDFLPDDNQPPQSNVTKKILSPYQVFHMLKKIDPELINQVTPRRELLFLSCLPVTPNCHRVVEMPYGHSDGPRLAFDDRTKAYKRMVDVSRRIDDYRQHPQFGVYASSAVTSRVMECLKSSKLYSRKSDGESSTSTDTYGTKWLKDIILSKRSDNAFRSVMVGDPKINLNEIGMPMDLALNLVVSEQVSSYNFETINLKCNLHLLTKEVLLVRRNGRLIFIRKANKLEIGDIAYRPLQDGDLILVNRPPSVHQHSLIALSAKILSSHSAVSINPLCCGPFQGDFDGDCLHGYVPQSLQSRVELDELVGLSGQLLNAQDGRSLVSLTHDSLTAAHQLTSSDVFLQKAEFQQLQMLCSSVSSTPMPSILKSSKSQGPLWTGKQLFGMLIPSGMNINFDEKLHIKDSEVLAFSSGSFWLQNNTSSLFSVMFEEYGCKALEFLSSSQDVLCEFLTMRGLSVSLSDFYLLSDHYSRRKLIEEVHLALDEAEEAFQIKQILLNPVSIPYLKYYDGADDLLNSYEQSDYTQVSLPIIQSSITSFKSVFNDLLKMVHQHASKDNSMMAMINSGSKGSVLKFVQQTACVGLQLPASIFPFRIPSELSCVSWNRHKSLNCEMTDGTSERMGGQNIYAVIRNSFLDGLNPLECLLHAISGRANFFSENADVPGTLTRKLMYHLRDTYVAYDGTVRSSYGQQIVQFSYNTADGMFRDHDLEGEPGAPVGSWAACSISEAAYGALDHPVNALEDSPLMNLQEVLKCRKSTKSVDHTGLLFLSKHLRKYRYGFEYASLQVKDHLERVDFSDLVDAVMILYGGSDMQKTQGNPWITHFHLSQETMKIKRLRLGFIVRELIEQYNALRKQSNNTIPSVCISNSNCSVGNECVKNCTCCITMVAQVESNSTSQLNIIKERVIPSILETLLKGFLEFKNVKVEYQQDSELVVKVGMSEHCKSGKFWAALQNACIPIMELIDWERSQPERVNDIFCSYGIDSAWKFFVESLRSTTDAIGRNIRRQHLLVVADCLSVSGQFHGLTSQGLKHQRTSLSISSPFSEACFSRPAHSFINAAKQDSVDNLSGTLDAIAWGKEPCVGTSGPFKILYSGKSLETKQNENIYDFLHNPDVQAIEKSFMDTYRQRTEKTSKQRSSFKSEDNGTITGGAISVIQEFLDAKVGIWENIIDMRTCLQNMLREYTLNEVVTEQDKSCLKEALKFHPRGYDKIGVGIREIKIGVNPGHPNLRCFIVLRNDDTTADFSYNKCVLGAANSLKPELGSHMEKILFNKAIWLHHL